A part of Actinobaculum sp. 313 genomic DNA contains:
- a CDS encoding TetR/AcrR family transcriptional regulator — protein sequence MPDSMPESAGTNGVPAGASEVADASHDASASCNADASQDSEGRSSSPVDMAREFPPVEPTHCAAELADAGQESVLAGVVPLVLAHSELSSTGSVPASSSVGRPRDPGIEERALMCALEIYARLGWSGFTIGKVAKRGHMGKSSLYLRWPTKEDILLDAFNATDAFFQRHEAELGDIPFIERMLRIAEHRVRTYYTPVGQAVIRLNLENQMLPEAVGELWRKSVGGAVMRTRHLIQAGIDNGDLRPETNLVQLGDALEGGMTMHVLATPTELRDRAIARLDIYSNELVAGTLGPWLTEQALRDVERRGSQRAVALLPLIALARPTQ from the coding sequence TTGCCGGATTCGATGCCGGAATCGGCGGGGACGAACGGCGTACCAGCAGGCGCATCCGAAGTTGCCGATGCCTCACACGATGCCAGTGCCTCATGCAATGCCGATGCCTCGCAGGACTCCGAGGGAAGGTCCTCCTCGCCCGTCGACATGGCACGGGAGTTCCCTCCCGTGGAGCCTACGCACTGCGCCGCCGAACTGGCCGATGCGGGCCAGGAATCCGTGCTCGCGGGCGTTGTGCCTCTTGTGCTTGCTCACTCGGAACTCAGTAGCACCGGCTCGGTGCCCGCCTCGTCCTCCGTCGGCCGGCCGCGAGACCCTGGAATCGAAGAACGCGCACTGATGTGTGCCCTGGAGATCTACGCCCGGTTGGGCTGGTCGGGGTTCACGATCGGCAAGGTCGCCAAGCGGGGGCATATGGGCAAATCGTCGCTCTATCTGCGCTGGCCAACGAAGGAAGACATCCTGTTGGACGCTTTCAACGCGACGGACGCCTTCTTCCAACGGCACGAGGCTGAACTGGGCGATATCCCCTTCATCGAGCGCATGTTGCGGATCGCGGAACACCGGGTTCGCACGTACTACACGCCTGTCGGTCAGGCGGTCATCCGCCTCAATCTGGAGAACCAGATGTTGCCTGAGGCCGTCGGCGAATTGTGGCGGAAATCCGTCGGTGGCGCCGTTATGCGCACGCGGCATCTGATTCAAGCGGGCATCGATAACGGCGATCTACGGCCGGAGACCAACTTGGTGCAGCTGGGTGACGCCTTGGAAGGTGGAATGACTATGCATGTGCTCGCTACGCCGACTGAGTTGCGGGACCGTGCCATCGCCCGGCTGGATATCTATTCGAATGAGCTGGTTGCGGGCACGCTTGGGCCGTGGCTGACTGAGCAGGCGCTGCGCGACGTGGAAAGGCGTGGCTCACAACGCGCAGTTGCTCTTTTGCCGCTGATAGCGTTGGCTCGCCCGACGCAGTAA
- a CDS encoding AMP-binding protein, with amino-acid sequence MSGGHVSDGRTSGAPELRCTARTPIGAVSSTASASSLSPLDETEAAFEKGSATPDESTSRDESAAMISSGGSLAVAFDLLTAEAPSHPCISVLTHTWSRSDINGFATRTASRLAELGVGRGDRVGIIRRNAALYLIATLSVARLGAVLVPLNFRLPAREAATIIADAGCSVVICGPRHADEFDGVMDSLPLGSTGTDSATADPPPPITWIVDDKDPTTDPVSDSLSARWHRLSELPGGELDRPALPPVVIAADDLLLLQYTSGSSGRPKGVTITYRNLWTSWANVVDTLGDCSRDVTLTVAPFGHVGGLHTFSLQTMLAGGTVVIQRTFDVGQALELIEREHVTTTFGVPTMFDAMRCHPDFARRDLSSLRVAVVGGATAPLDLLEAYAERDIPLCNSWGMTETCGGGTMLPPSQVRQHIGSVGRAYPHTDIRLVDPASVAAGDGPDETVSLPEATDVGPGDVGEIWVRGGNVTRGYWNLGATADLGFTADGWFRTGDLAEHDEEGFFYIRGRIKELIISGGENISPAEIERELRTHPGVVDVAVIGVPDARWGETPLAVVVPRDANHPLTLEEARDYLDGRIARFKLPRHLKVIDALPLGPTGKVDRQRLQELVAGSHSPGDAWYSASD; translated from the coding sequence ATGAGCGGTGGGCATGTTTCAGATGGACGGACGAGCGGCGCGCCCGAGTTGCGGTGCACCGCTCGCACCCCTATCGGCGCGGTGTCTTCGACCGCGTCGGCCAGTTCCTTAAGCCCGCTGGATGAAACCGAAGCGGCCTTCGAGAAGGGCTCCGCAACCCCGGATGAATCAACCTCTCGCGATGAAAGTGCGGCCATGATTTCGTCGGGTGGATCGCTAGCGGTGGCTTTTGATCTTCTGACCGCGGAGGCCCCGAGCCACCCGTGCATCAGCGTGCTCACACACACTTGGAGCCGGTCCGATATCAATGGCTTTGCCACCCGCACGGCGTCGCGATTGGCCGAACTCGGCGTCGGACGCGGCGACAGAGTCGGAATCATCCGCCGCAACGCCGCTCTCTACCTGATCGCAACCCTTTCCGTGGCCCGGCTGGGCGCCGTCCTCGTTCCGCTCAACTTCCGCCTTCCGGCGCGGGAGGCCGCCACGATCATCGCCGACGCCGGCTGCTCCGTGGTCATCTGCGGACCACGCCATGCCGATGAGTTCGACGGCGTTATGGACTCGCTCCCACTGGGCTCAACCGGAACAGACTCTGCAACAGCGGATCCTCCGCCTCCGATCACTTGGATTGTGGACGACAAGGATCCAACGACGGATCCCGTCTCGGATTCACTCTCTGCGCGTTGGCACCGCCTCAGCGAACTGCCGGGCGGCGAACTTGATCGCCCCGCCCTGCCTCCGGTCGTGATCGCTGCCGACGATCTACTTCTCCTGCAGTACACCTCCGGTTCCTCCGGTCGGCCCAAGGGGGTGACCATTACTTACCGGAATCTGTGGACATCGTGGGCCAATGTTGTCGACACCCTCGGTGACTGCTCGCGCGATGTGACACTAACGGTGGCGCCTTTCGGGCATGTAGGGGGCTTACACACCTTCTCGCTGCAGACCATGCTTGCGGGCGGAACGGTGGTGATTCAACGAACCTTTGACGTCGGGCAGGCACTGGAGTTGATCGAACGTGAACACGTTACGACGACGTTCGGAGTTCCCACGATGTTCGACGCCATGCGGTGCCATCCCGACTTCGCCCGGCGGGACCTCTCCAGCCTGCGCGTCGCGGTGGTCGGAGGCGCAACCGCGCCCCTCGATCTGCTCGAGGCATACGCCGAACGCGACATCCCACTGTGTAATTCGTGGGGAATGACGGAGACCTGTGGTGGCGGAACGATGCTGCCACCATCGCAAGTGCGGCAGCACATTGGCTCGGTCGGTCGCGCATACCCGCATACGGATATCCGTCTTGTTGACCCTGCCAGCGTGGCGGCAGGCGACGGGCCGGACGAGACGGTTTCCCTGCCTGAGGCAACCGACGTCGGGCCCGGAGACGTCGGCGAGATCTGGGTACGCGGCGGCAATGTGACACGGGGATATTGGAACCTCGGAGCCACTGCCGATCTTGGATTCACCGCCGACGGCTGGTTTCGCACCGGTGACCTGGCGGAACACGATGAGGAAGGCTTCTTCTACATTCGCGGGCGCATCAAGGAGTTGATTATCTCTGGCGGTGAGAACATCTCCCCGGCGGAGATCGAACGAGAATTACGCACGCATCCCGGCGTTGTAGACGTGGCGGTAATCGGCGTGCCCGACGCGCGGTGGGGTGAGACGCCACTTGCCGTCGTCGTCCCGCGGGATGCGAACCATCCGCTCACACTGGAGGAGGCGCGCGATTACCTCGATGGTCGCATCGCGCGATTCAAACTCCCCCGACATCTCAAGGTGATCGACGCCTTACCGCTCGGCCCCACGGGCAAGGTTGACCGCCAGCGCCTGCAGGAACTCGTTGCCGGTTCACACTCCCCGGGCGACGCGTGGTACTCGGCGTCGGATTGA
- a CDS encoding exodeoxyribonuclease III, with translation MRIATWNVNSIRARAERAVDVLKRWDLDVLLLQETKCKTEQFPADTFENAGYQVAAHGLNQWNGVAIISRQGLEDVRTSFPDQPPYAKNNGGGLLDAPQLEARALGARCGGIEVWSIYVPNGRSIDNPHYRYKLDFLAALHKAADSTLTGDPGASLLLGGDWNVAPRDEDVWDISAFANDIYVTDAERAAFNAFAEAGLTEVTRDAEGASYTFWDYQRLRFPRNEGMRIDFAWASPAVAKRVTAVHIDRNERKGKGASDHVPVIIELAD, from the coding sequence ATGCGCATAGCAACGTGGAATGTGAACTCCATCCGGGCACGCGCCGAACGCGCCGTAGACGTCCTCAAGCGTTGGGACCTCGATGTCCTTCTCCTGCAGGAAACGAAGTGCAAGACCGAACAGTTTCCGGCCGACACCTTCGAGAACGCCGGATACCAGGTGGCTGCCCACGGGCTGAACCAGTGGAATGGAGTCGCGATCATATCACGGCAGGGGTTGGAAGATGTGCGCACATCGTTCCCCGATCAACCGCCCTACGCAAAAAACAACGGTGGCGGTCTTCTCGACGCCCCCCAGCTCGAAGCTCGCGCTCTCGGAGCCCGTTGCGGCGGCATCGAGGTATGGAGCATTTACGTGCCCAATGGCCGCAGTATCGACAACCCCCACTACCGGTACAAACTCGATTTCCTCGCCGCTTTACACAAGGCCGCCGACTCCACGCTAACAGGTGATCCTGGCGCTTCTTTGCTATTGGGCGGCGACTGGAACGTCGCCCCACGCGACGAAGACGTGTGGGACATTAGCGCGTTCGCCAACGACATCTACGTGACAGATGCGGAGCGAGCCGCGTTCAATGCCTTCGCCGAGGCGGGATTGACTGAAGTGACTCGTGATGCTGAAGGGGCTAGCTACACCTTCTGGGACTATCAACGCCTGCGTTTCCCCCGCAATGAAGGGATGCGGATTGATTTCGCATGGGCCTCCCCTGCCGTCGCGAAAAGGGTCACCGCCGTCCATATCGACCGGAATGAACGCAAAGGAAAGGGCGCCTCGGATCACGTGCCGGTCATTATCGAGCTGGCGGACTGA
- the clpB gene encoding ATP-dependent chaperone ClpB: protein MDKLTTKSQEALADAIRQATDAGNPQVDPLHLLHALLQQTGGVAVALLDAVGVNRADVDSRTTAALATLPGAEGASVAQPQASRPLSRVISDAGKEASALGDAYISTEHLLLALAQSQAQAGEILRSAGASRDQLAAALPNVRGSAKVDNPDPEGTFKALEKYGSDLTQMAREGKMDPVIGRDTEIRRVVQVLSRRTKNNPVLIGEPGVGKTAVVEGLAQRMVNGDVPESLRGKRLVQLDVASMVAGAKYRGEFEERFKAVLQEIKDAAGEVVTFIDELHTIVGAGGGSEGAMDAGNMLKPMLARGELRLIGATTLDEYRERIEKDPALERRFQQVYVGEPSVEDTVAILRGIAPKYEAHHKVTISDGALVAAATLSDRYIPGRQLPDKAIDLVDEAASRLRMELDSSPEEIDALQRQVERLKMEEAYLVETDADDDAAAADRLEKLRAELADKSEELAGLNARWEAEKAGRNRVGDLRVRLDELRTELDRAIREGRYEDAGRLQNGDIPSVEREIEAAEAAEAEGADADLEPMIAERVDADEVAEVVAAWTGVPVGRLLQGETEKLLSMEDEIGHRLIGQKAAVRSVADAVRRSRAGVSDPNRPTGSFMFLGPTGVGKTELAKSLADFLFDDERAMVRIDMSEYAEKHTVSRLVGAPPGYVGYEEGGQLTEAVRRRPYSVILLDEVEKAHPDVFDILLQVLDDGRLTDGQGRTVDFKNTLLILTSNLGSQELTDPTLDQQTRHDTVLAAVREAFKPEFLNRLDDIVVFDSLTMEEIGKIVDLQVAQVSERLQDRRITLEVTDAARDYLALDGYDPAYGARPLRRLIQREIGDQLARMLLAGEAKDGDTVMADARGFDIEALVAAPGDGGGLGDSTWGAAGAAGSATASNAPGEQSGLVLTVRREAAQER from the coding sequence ATGGACAAGCTGACAACCAAATCGCAGGAGGCGCTGGCGGATGCCATTCGCCAGGCAACTGATGCTGGCAATCCACAGGTTGACCCGCTCCATCTACTGCACGCCCTACTGCAGCAAACCGGCGGCGTCGCCGTCGCCCTGCTAGATGCCGTCGGGGTGAATCGGGCCGATGTTGACTCCCGTACAACTGCCGCGCTTGCTACTCTACCCGGAGCCGAGGGGGCTTCCGTGGCGCAACCGCAGGCGTCGCGACCGCTTTCTCGTGTGATCTCGGATGCGGGGAAGGAAGCAAGTGCGCTGGGTGATGCGTACATATCCACTGAGCATCTTCTTTTGGCGCTCGCGCAGTCACAAGCACAAGCCGGCGAGATACTGCGGTCCGCGGGCGCCTCACGCGATCAACTGGCAGCTGCGCTTCCCAATGTGCGCGGCAGTGCCAAGGTGGACAACCCAGACCCTGAGGGTACATTCAAAGCTCTGGAGAAGTACGGCAGCGATCTGACGCAAATGGCGCGCGAGGGAAAGATGGATCCGGTGATTGGCCGCGATACGGAGATTCGCCGCGTCGTACAGGTACTTTCCCGCCGCACGAAGAACAACCCCGTACTGATCGGGGAACCCGGCGTGGGTAAAACCGCCGTCGTCGAAGGCTTGGCGCAACGCATGGTGAACGGCGACGTGCCGGAATCACTGCGTGGAAAGCGCTTGGTACAGCTCGATGTTGCCTCCATGGTGGCGGGAGCTAAATACCGCGGTGAATTCGAGGAGCGCTTCAAGGCCGTGCTGCAGGAGATCAAGGACGCCGCAGGGGAGGTTGTGACCTTCATCGACGAACTGCATACGATTGTTGGCGCCGGTGGCGGTTCCGAAGGGGCCATGGACGCCGGGAACATGCTCAAACCCATGCTGGCGCGCGGTGAGCTGCGGTTGATCGGTGCAACTACTCTGGACGAGTACCGGGAGCGCATCGAGAAGGATCCGGCACTGGAACGGCGGTTCCAGCAGGTGTACGTGGGGGAGCCGTCGGTTGAGGACACCGTGGCAATCTTGCGCGGCATTGCGCCGAAGTACGAGGCACATCACAAGGTGACCATTTCCGACGGCGCATTGGTCGCCGCCGCGACGCTCTCCGACCGCTACATCCCCGGCAGGCAGCTGCCGGATAAGGCGATTGATCTGGTGGACGAGGCTGCTTCGCGCCTGCGCATGGAGCTGGACTCCTCGCCGGAGGAGATCGATGCGCTGCAGCGGCAAGTAGAGCGACTGAAAATGGAGGAGGCCTACCTGGTCGAAACGGATGCCGACGACGACGCTGCGGCGGCAGACCGGCTTGAGAAGTTGCGTGCAGAGTTGGCTGACAAATCCGAAGAACTTGCGGGCCTCAATGCCCGCTGGGAGGCGGAGAAGGCGGGCCGTAACCGGGTGGGCGACCTGCGTGTGCGCCTTGATGAGTTGCGCACCGAGTTGGACCGCGCTATCCGTGAGGGCCGTTACGAAGATGCCGGTCGCTTGCAAAACGGTGACATTCCCTCTGTTGAACGAGAAATCGAGGCGGCGGAGGCGGCAGAGGCTGAAGGCGCTGATGCGGATCTTGAACCCATGATCGCGGAACGGGTTGACGCCGACGAAGTGGCTGAGGTGGTTGCCGCCTGGACGGGCGTGCCCGTCGGCCGCTTGCTGCAAGGGGAAACCGAGAAGCTGCTGTCCATGGAGGATGAGATCGGGCACCGGCTCATCGGCCAGAAGGCGGCCGTGCGCTCGGTGGCAGATGCGGTGCGGCGCTCACGTGCCGGGGTTTCCGATCCGAATCGCCCCACCGGTTCGTTCATGTTCCTCGGCCCGACGGGCGTGGGGAAGACGGAACTCGCGAAGTCGCTGGCAGACTTCCTCTTCGATGATGAGCGTGCGATGGTTCGCATTGACATGTCGGAGTATGCGGAAAAGCATACGGTGTCACGTTTGGTGGGCGCGCCGCCCGGATACGTCGGATACGAGGAAGGTGGCCAGCTGACCGAGGCCGTGCGGCGTCGACCCTATTCGGTCATCTTGCTGGACGAGGTGGAAAAGGCGCATCCGGATGTCTTCGATATCCTGCTGCAGGTGCTTGACGATGGTCGGCTGACCGATGGTCAGGGTAGGACCGTGGACTTCAAGAACACGTTGCTCATCCTGACATCCAACCTGGGATCGCAGGAATTAACCGACCCGACGCTGGATCAACAGACCCGGCACGACACGGTTCTTGCGGCCGTGCGGGAGGCCTTCAAGCCGGAGTTCCTCAATCGACTAGATGACATCGTCGTTTTCGACTCCTTGACCATGGAGGAGATTGGCAAGATTGTGGATCTGCAGGTTGCGCAGGTGTCCGAGCGACTGCAGGATCGTCGTATCACGCTGGAGGTGACTGACGCGGCTCGCGACTACCTGGCCCTGGACGGTTACGATCCGGCGTACGGTGCCCGGCCCCTGCGGCGGCTCATTCAGCGAGAGATAGGCGATCAGCTTGCTCGTATGCTCCTGGCCGGTGAAGCGAAGGATGGCGACACCGTGATGGCCGATGCGCGCGGTTTCGATATCGAGGCGCTGGTGGCCGCGCCGGGTGATGGTGGCGGTCTCGGCGATAGCACGTGGGGTGCGGCTGGGGCGGCTGGGTCGGCCACAGCGAGCAACGCGCCTGGCGAGCAGTCGGGCCTGGTGTTGACCGTGCGGCGCGAGGCGGCGCAGGAGCGCTGA
- a CDS encoding HAD-IIA family hydrolase: protein MRKIKNWLTDMDGVLIHEEKALPGAAEFLTTLNEREIPFLVLTNNSIFTPRDLSARLEVAGLNVPEEHIWTSALATADFLKTQSESRRAYVVGEAGLTTAMYEAGFTNTNVRPELVVLGETRTYSFDALTQAIRLIEGGARFIATNPDVTGPSAEGSIPATGAVAAMISAATGKVPYFVGKPNPVMLRRGLNRIDAHSEETALVGDRMDTDILAGMESGLETHLVLSGSTTLEKMAEYAFRPDAVHNGIGEVVDLIR from the coding sequence ATGCGAAAGATCAAGAACTGGCTAACAGATATGGACGGGGTCCTTATCCACGAGGAAAAAGCCCTTCCTGGCGCGGCGGAGTTTCTCACGACTCTGAATGAGCGGGAGATTCCTTTCCTTGTGTTGACGAACAATTCGATTTTCACGCCCCGCGATCTCTCTGCCCGGTTGGAGGTTGCCGGGTTGAATGTGCCAGAAGAGCACATTTGGACTTCAGCACTCGCGACAGCTGACTTTCTTAAGACTCAGTCGGAGTCTCGGCGTGCCTATGTCGTGGGCGAGGCCGGCCTGACAACAGCAATGTACGAGGCTGGCTTCACGAATACGAATGTTCGCCCGGAGCTCGTGGTACTTGGCGAAACGCGTACTTACAGCTTCGATGCGCTCACGCAGGCGATTCGGTTGATTGAGGGCGGCGCTCGTTTCATCGCCACAAACCCGGATGTCACCGGCCCCTCGGCGGAGGGATCCATTCCCGCGACGGGAGCGGTTGCGGCCATGATTTCTGCCGCCACAGGGAAGGTGCCGTACTTTGTCGGCAAGCCGAATCCAGTGATGCTTCGCCGAGGCCTGAATCGAATCGATGCCCACTCGGAGGAAACCGCACTGGTCGGGGACAGGATGGATACGGATATTCTGGCGGGGATGGAATCCGGGCTGGAGACGCATCTGGTGCTATCCGGATCGACGACGCTGGAAAAGATGGCGGAGTACGCGTTCCGACCCGACGCCGTGCACAATGGCATCGGCGAGGTTGTCGACCTGATTCGCTAG
- a CDS encoding beta-lactamase family protein, producing the protein MSVSSQSDFDFPHAFAVVASEQLTTPHTAGRSGGCADGTQPLGTRSGSARPRGSQATTTQSVSGQPNSTQPVTQPVGASAPPTTQPRAATGTSSSYRMLHTVGDSSFRFPLASVTKLLSAWAVLSAVEHGLLTLDDAAGPPGSTVRHLLAHASGLPAERGEPIAPPWQRRIYSNYGFELLGEYTATRVGASFQEWIEESVLLPLGMADTDVDGSPAHSGISTVSDLALFAVELLHPRLISHELQAVAATVQFPGLAGILPGYGRQQNNDWGLGVEIRGHKAPHWTGGSFSPRTFGHFGQSGSFLWVDPIADGGAGRAGIFLGAERFGPAHVAGWPELTNAMRTWRP; encoded by the coding sequence ATGTCCGTATCCTCCCAGTCCGACTTCGACTTCCCCCATGCCTTCGCCGTCGTCGCCAGCGAACAATTGACAACTCCTCACACAGCTGGCCGGTCCGGCGGCTGTGCCGACGGCACACAACCCCTCGGTACACGGTCCGGCAGCGCGCGCCCTCGCGGCTCACAAGCGACCACCACACAGTCAGTCAGCGGACAACCTAACAGCACTCAACCCGTCACGCAGCCCGTCGGCGCTTCGGCACCACCGACGACGCAGCCTCGTGCAGCTACTGGCACCTCTTCTTCGTACCGGATGCTTCATACCGTCGGGGACAGCAGTTTCCGCTTTCCCCTCGCCTCCGTCACAAAGCTCCTATCCGCCTGGGCCGTGCTCAGCGCTGTCGAGCACGGTCTCCTGACTCTTGACGACGCCGCAGGGCCTCCCGGTTCCACCGTCCGACACCTGCTGGCACACGCCTCCGGGCTGCCCGCCGAACGCGGCGAACCCATCGCCCCGCCCTGGCAGCGCCGCATTTATTCGAATTACGGTTTCGAACTCCTCGGCGAGTACACCGCCACGCGAGTCGGCGCGTCCTTCCAGGAATGGATAGAGGAATCGGTTTTACTGCCTCTCGGTATGGCGGACACGGACGTTGACGGGTCTCCCGCACACTCAGGAATCTCAACGGTCAGCGATCTGGCTCTCTTCGCCGTCGAACTCCTACACCCGCGCCTCATAAGCCACGAACTGCAGGCTGTGGCGGCAACCGTGCAATTCCCGGGCCTCGCGGGTATTCTGCCCGGCTACGGACGTCAACAGAACAACGACTGGGGACTGGGCGTTGAGATACGCGGCCATAAGGCGCCACATTGGACCGGCGGCAGTTTCTCGCCACGCACTTTCGGCCACTTCGGTCAATCGGGTTCATTCCTCTGGGTCGATCCCATCGCCGACGGCGGCGCCGGGCGAGCCGGGATCTTCCTCGGTGCGGAGCGCTTCGGGCCAGCCCATGTGGCGGGATGGCCCGAGCTCACGAATGCTATGCGCACCTGGCGGCCCTGA
- a CDS encoding SDR family NAD(P)-dependent oxidoreductase produces the protein MGSALVTGATSGIGLEIAWQLAAERNDLVLVARTTARLEELAEQIRQVAGVRVEALSADLATSTGALAVADRLRSTTRPIGLLVNSAGFGLGQDFVGGALSRELAALDAMVRAVLITSHAAAAAMVARRRGAILNVASMTALTAQGTYSAHKAWVRTFTEGLAAELRGTGVTATAVCPGLVRTEFHERSHVDAGQWPAFAFTTPAHVAEVALEAARRGRVLVTPTLRYKAVAAALKVAPRSVVRRVAGPGLSGRGSETH, from the coding sequence ATGGGTAGCGCATTGGTGACCGGGGCGACGTCGGGAATTGGACTGGAGATCGCGTGGCAGCTTGCTGCCGAACGCAACGACCTGGTGCTGGTTGCACGCACGACTGCGCGGCTGGAGGAGTTGGCCGAGCAGATTCGGCAGGTTGCGGGTGTGCGCGTGGAGGCGCTGTCTGCGGATTTGGCGACGTCGACCGGCGCGCTCGCGGTGGCAGATCGGTTGCGTAGTACGACGCGGCCTATCGGACTGTTGGTCAATAGTGCGGGTTTCGGCCTCGGGCAGGACTTTGTGGGCGGCGCGCTCAGCCGCGAACTCGCTGCGTTGGATGCGATGGTGAGAGCGGTGCTGATAACCAGCCATGCGGCGGCTGCTGCAATGGTGGCACGTCGTCGAGGTGCAATTCTGAATGTCGCGTCCATGACCGCGTTGACAGCGCAGGGGACGTATTCGGCCCACAAGGCCTGGGTACGAACGTTTACCGAAGGGTTGGCGGCGGAGTTGCGTGGTACGGGCGTGACAGCGACGGCCGTGTGCCCGGGTCTGGTTCGCACCGAGTTTCATGAGAGGTCCCACGTCGACGCCGGGCAGTGGCCAGCATTTGCTTTCACGACGCCGGCACATGTAGCCGAGGTCGCATTGGAGGCAGCTCGGCGCGGCAGGGTCCTTGTAACACCGACTTTGCGATACAAGGCGGTGGCTGCGGCTTTGAAGGTCGCACCCCGTTCGGTTGTCAGACGGGTTGCCGGCCCGGGCCTGTCGGGGCGAGGCAGTGAGACCCATTAG
- a CDS encoding mycothione reductase: protein MRYFDLLIVGAGSGNTIPGPEFSGRSIAFVEKGRFGGTCLNVGCIPTKMFVHTAEIASAPAHASRYGVSETLDFVDWPAVRDRIFGRLDPISDGGAEYRQSHPDNKNMTVFRGVGQFIGPKTMRVTVDDEDEEITAEHVVIAAGARPVIPPIPGLVEALPHTSDTIMRLEHLPSSLAILGSGFIAAEMAHIFSSFGVKVSILARSNALLRKEDRDISQRYTELASQNLDVHLGFHTTEVHRTPLGVEITGTTTDGTETLVADELLVAVSRTPNSDLLDVTAAGIDTHDDGRIVVDEYQRVIGGGEVLDGVWALGDICSPYQLKHVANHEARTVRHNLLHPDDLQTSDHRFVPHAVFGNPQVASVGLTEEEAREAGYDIVVGKQAYADIAYGWAMEDTTGFAKIIAEKESTRILGAHIIGPQASTLIQVLIQAMSTDQTARDIARNQYWIHPAMPELVENALLQVV from the coding sequence ATGCGATACTTCGACCTACTCATTGTCGGAGCAGGCTCGGGCAATACCATCCCGGGCCCAGAGTTTTCCGGCCGTTCCATCGCTTTTGTTGAAAAAGGCCGCTTTGGCGGTACCTGCTTAAATGTCGGCTGTATACCGACCAAGATGTTCGTCCACACAGCGGAAATCGCCTCTGCACCCGCGCACGCTTCTCGCTACGGCGTCTCCGAAACACTCGACTTCGTCGATTGGCCCGCTGTACGTGATCGTATCTTCGGGCGCCTAGACCCGATTTCCGACGGCGGCGCCGAGTACCGGCAGTCTCACCCGGACAACAAGAATATGACCGTTTTCCGCGGAGTCGGCCAGTTCATCGGCCCAAAGACTATGCGCGTCACTGTCGACGACGAAGACGAGGAGATCACCGCCGAACATGTCGTGATTGCCGCCGGGGCGCGGCCCGTCATCCCGCCCATCCCAGGGCTCGTCGAAGCGCTTCCACACACCTCGGACACGATTATGCGCCTCGAGCATTTGCCCTCGTCACTGGCGATCCTCGGTTCCGGCTTCATCGCCGCGGAAATGGCACACATCTTCTCTTCCTTCGGCGTCAAAGTCAGCATCCTGGCACGTTCCAACGCGCTGCTTCGCAAAGAAGACCGGGATATATCCCAGCGTTACACGGAACTCGCCTCCCAGAACCTTGACGTGCATCTTGGTTTCCACACCACCGAAGTGCACCGCACGCCCCTGGGCGTTGAAATCACCGGAACGACGACGGACGGCACCGAGACTCTGGTGGCCGACGAGCTGTTGGTGGCGGTCAGCCGCACACCGAATTCCGACCTCCTTGATGTGACCGCCGCCGGTATCGATACGCACGACGACGGCAGGATCGTCGTCGATGAATACCAGCGCGTCATCGGAGGTGGCGAAGTCCTCGACGGCGTGTGGGCATTGGGCGACATCTGCTCTCCCTACCAGCTCAAACATGTTGCCAACCACGAGGCCCGCACAGTCCGACACAATCTCCTGCACCCGGACGATTTACAGACCTCCGACCATCGCTTTGTGCCGCATGCCGTCTTCGGTAACCCGCAGGTAGCCTCCGTGGGTCTGACCGAGGAAGAGGCTCGTGAAGCCGGGTACGACATCGTCGTCGGAAAGCAGGCGTATGCCGATATCGCCTACGGCTGGGCCATGGAGGATACCACCGGATTCGCCAAGATCATTGCCGAAAAGGAGAGCACGCGGATCCTTGGCGCTCATATTATCGGCCCGCAGGCCTCAACTCTGATTCAGGTGTTGATCCAGGCGATGAGTACGGACCAGACTGCGCGCGACATCGCGCGTAACCAGTACTGGATCCACCCGGCAATGCCCGAGCTTGTGGAGAATGCGCTGCTCCAGGTGGTGTAA